From the genome of Oscillospiraceae bacterium:
GCGTGATGACATCACTTTCACGCAGCAGCGTATCCAGCGGAACATACTGTGCAAAAGCTTTTACGTCCTCGCTTTCGTGCAGGTCGCAGGCCAAGATGCGACAGCCAAAGCCCGTTAAGCGTGTAATGACTGTGCGGCCGATACGGCCGGTACCGACAACTCCTACAGTCAGGTTTGGCAGCTCGCGCCCCTGCACGCCGTCCAAGGAATAATTCTGTACCAGTGCATGCCGCCAAATTGACTTCATTCGCCGCGTTGCCATGAGGATAAGCATCATTGTGTAATCGGCAACGCTGTTTGGTGAATAGAAAACGTTGCCCACATGGATTCCTATTTTTTTGGCGTAAGCTACATCGACATGGTCATAACCAATCGTACGTGTGGAAAGATAACGGACCCCAACCGCGTGCAGAGCATCCAGTACCGGCGCCGTCACCATAGTTGTAATAATACTGACGCACTGGCAGCCGGCTGCCAAAGATGCCGTCTGCTCGGTCAGCGCCTGCTCGGTGCGGTTAAATTCGACACCGTATTGTTTTTCAAATTTGTTGATTGCCTGCTTTTCGTCAGGCCTGCAGGAATACAATGTAATTTTCATCCATCTTTCCCCTTTCAAGCTGCCAGATATCCCTTTCTGCCGCAGAATATCTGTATTTTCTTCTTATTATAAACGCATCTGTACAAAAAGCAATAGAAGCGAAAACAGCGTATGCTTGCCGCAGCGGCACGAATATGCTATACTTATGCAAATATAAAGGATGATCATGACAGACATACTTAAAGAAGGCTGAAGCATAATGCTCGACAAATCAGCGCCCATAGACCCTGCCAGTCTTTCCGGCGAACTTTCTCTGCTCTTTTGCGGCGAGCAAGCCTGCTCACCGGGGCATGGCTTTGGCCCGGCCATGCGCGAATACTATCTGCTGCACTACTGTCTTTCCGGCCGCGGCATTTTCCAAACAAAAAAGAAAAGCTATGCGGTAGGTCCGCATGAGGGCTTTTTAATTCTTCCGCAGGAGGTCACATTTTACCAGGCCGACCTGCAGGAACCTTGGCACTATGTCTGGGTTGCTTTTCGCGGCAGCTTAGCCGAAAAGTATCTTTCCCGCTGCGGGCTTTCCGCAGAAAAGCGCATTTTTCACTGTAATGCAGCTGAAGACCTGCAGGACTGCACTGGAAAAATGATTGAACACGTCAAACTTTCTTACAGCGATGAATTCTGCCTGCAAGGGCTGCTTTACCAGTGGTTTAGCATTTTAGCGGCTTCTGCAAAGCTGCCCTACCGGGAAGAGACCTCTGCCGGAAATATCTATGTCAGCAAAGCAATCGAATTTATGCAGAAGAACTATCAAAATGCTGTGAGCATTACCGCACTTGCCAATTACGTGGGCTTAAACCGCAGCTATCTGACTTCGCTGTTTCAGCGGCAGCTGCACATGTCACCGCGTGACTTTTTGATGGACCTGCGCATTGCGCGCGCAGCAGACCTGCTTGCCAGCTCTGATTTATCGGTCAGCCAGGTTTCACGCTCCTGCGGTTACCCGGACCCTCTGGCTTTTTCAAAAGCTTTTCATAGGGTAAAAGACTGCAGTCCCACAGAGTACCGCCAGGCAAAGCGCGCGCAGGCTGCTACATCTTTGGAAAAATAAGCAATATAAAAAGCGGCAGTCCGGCCATTAGCTTCGGCCGAGCTGCCGCTTTTTATTGCTCCCTGTACTTTAAAAATCAATCTGCAAAGGCCGCCGCAACATATTCTTCAACGGCTTTGCTCAGCATTTCTTCTGTATTTTTGAAATTGGTTTTGGACCAGACCGCGTCATCACTGACATCTGTCAAATCCTCTACTGAATCAATCGGTTTACCGATGGCAGCCGTAAAAGCCGCCATGTTTTGGTACTGTGTATATTTCTGAAAGAAAGCATCCGTCAGCAGTTCTGTCAGTTTAAAATTTCCCTCTGCGCTGCTCAACATACGGGAAAATTCCTGGTACTGCGCAAGAATGCTTTTTTTCTTTTTCTGCTCTTGTTCCATGTTGGTCCCTCCTTCAGATTTAATCTTTACTAATTTACACATGGTTCTTTGGAATGATTATACTACCCTGCCGAAAAAAAGGCAAGGAAATTTCGCTGCAACAAATATCTTTTCACGGCACACCGCAGCTTATTCTTCTTCCACTGCTTCATCTGCAAACGGCAGCGCCATCTGCACCAAGTGCCGCGGGTCCCGGCAGGTATCACGCAGCAAGTCGGCGTCATTCGGCAGATCGCCCCACACAGAATAGCGGCCGTCCGCCTGCCAAACAATTTCCAGTACCTCGTACGGTGTGTAATCCTCAACACGAAAAGTCGGGCTGTCTGAAAACAGCAGCTCCGCTGCGCGGTATTTGTGCTCGCCGCGAAAATAAAGCCTTTTCATTTTGTTTCCCCCAATGCCGGCAAAACCATACCAGAAAATTCATTTGGATGTACACAGAATTGTTCCGCACGCAAAAGGATTTCTCCCCGCGTCAAAGAAACCGCCGGCAGCACTTTTCGGCCGTGCAGCGCTTTTTCGCACAAATCTTTTGCGCGAATGCGCACCATATCCTGCACTTCTTCCCCGGGGTGAAAACACGGTGCATCTTCTAAGTGCAAAAAAACATAGTTGAACTCTCGGTCTATGAAATGGCTGATAGGGCTTACACAATCCTCTTTTGTAATGCCCAGCAGGCAGACTTCCTGCGGCAGAAGCGAAAGACCAATTTCCTCTTCTGTTTCACGCAGCAATGCATCAGAGGGTCTTTCGCCTGCGCGGATATGTCCGCCGACTGTGATGTCATAAAAATCGGGCGCATTGTCTTTATTATGTGCGCGCTGCTGCAGCCAAACCCAAAGCTCTTTGCCGCCGTTGTCTGTAGGTAAGCGGGAAAGAACCCAGCAGTGAGAAACAGCGTGCCAGTCTCCTTCTGCATGTACCAATGTGCGCTCTTTTGTGCCAATTTCATTAAAAAGTGAATCATAAATTGTGAGCAATTCCGACATTTTATCTTCCTTATCTGTAAGTGTATACACCTTTACACTTAAATTTTCTCTTAAAATTCAGCATTTTTTCGGCTTTTATGTAAAGCAATTTTCTTTACATCATTTCTACTACATTTTATTCCTACTTCTGACATATTTTTTCAAATTCATGTTTCAATGTCAGCAAGTGTGGCGGTCGTGCTTAGTTATCCTCAAGCACTTTTACCACAAAATGCCGGCTGCGCGGGCCGTCGAACTCACAAAAATAGATGCCTTGCCACGTACCAAGCGCCAAACGGCCGTCCTGCACAGGCACCGTGGCGCTGCAGCCAATGACAGAAGACTTTAGGTGTGCCGCGGAATTTCCCTCTTGATGGCGGAACTCTGGGCGATTGGGAAAGGTGCGGTCAAGTGCAAACAGCAGGTCATGTACAACGTCTGGATCAGCATTTTCATTGATGGTAATGCCTGCAGTAGTATGTACACAGTAGACCAGGCAGATACCGTCTTTTACACAGCTCTTTTTCAGCGCATCTCGCACTTCATCCGTGATATCGTAAAAGCCCTCTGTTCCTGTTTCCAATTCGTAAGAATACAGCAAAAAGCAAAACCTCCATTCCCCGCTGCAGACCAAGTTTATGGTCTCTTGTGTGTATTATATGACAATGCGCGGGGAAAAGCAAGGAACACAAAAGGCAGGCTTTTGCCAAAGCAAAAAGCCTGCCTCTATAAATCACTCTCTCAGGTTTGCATTCTGATTACATCAGATGGAAGCTCATAATCAAACCGCTGAAGACGATGGAAACCATAGACAGCAGCTTAATCAGGATATTGATAGACGGACCGGAAGTATCTTTGAACGGATCGCCAACTGTGTCTCCGACAACCGCTGCCTTGTGGCAGTCGCTGCCTTTGCCGCCGAAGTGACCGGCCTCAATGTACTTCTTTGCGTTATCCCATGCACCACCGGCATTTGCCATCATAATTGCCATGATAAAGCCAGCAGCTGTTGCGCCTGCCAACATGCCACAGACACCGTTGACGCCCAAAATCAAGCCGACAGCGATTGGCACGATAACCGCCAGAAGCGCCGGAGCAACCATTTCTTTCTGTGCGGAACGTGTGCACATGTCTACACAGGTGCTGTAGTCCGGGTCAACTTTTCCCTCCATCAAGCCTTTGATTTCATGGAACTGACGACGGACCTCAACCACGATGCTCTCAGCAGACTTACCAACTGCTGCCATGGTGAGGGCTGCAAAGATGAAGGGCAGCACCGCACCGACAAACAGACCTACCAAAACCTGTGGGCTGGTAATATTCAGGTTAAACGCAAACTTCGGGTCACGTACTTTAATTTCACTGATATAGGAAGCAATAAGTGCCAGCGCTGTCAGCGCAGCAGAACCGATTGCAAAGCCTTTGCCTGTAGCCGCTGTGGTGTTGCCCAAGCTGTCCAGTGCATCGGTGCGCTCGCGCACGGTTTCGTCCAAACCGGCCATTTCAGCAATGCCGCCTGCGTTATCTGCAACAGGGCCATATGCATCTGTTGCAAGGGTAATGCCCAGTGTTGAAAGCATACCAACGGCAGAAAGGCCAATGCCGTACAAGCCGCTGTTGTAGGACTGTGCACCGCCGGAAACAAAGTAGCTGACAAGAATGGAAATACCAACAATGACAACAGGCGCTGCAGTGGATTTCATACCAAGGCTGAGGCCGTCTATAATGACTGTGGCTGCACCGGTCTTGCTGGAAGCCGCCAGTTTTTTCAGTGGCTTATAGGTATCACTTGTATAATACTCTGTAAATACACCAATCAGAATGCCAGCAATCAGTCCAGAAAGGACAGCTCCATACAGACCGACATGCTCTGCACCGACGCCATACCGAATGAGCGGATAAGCAACAATGGCAATAATGATTGCGCTGATCCAAGTGCCGCGGCGCAGGGCTGTGAGCAGATTGTGCTGTGTTGCGCCATCTTTTGTCTTAACAAAGAATGTGCCGATTATGGAAGCAAGAATGCCGACAGCCGCCATAACCATTGGAATGGCAATGCCTTTGAAGCTGTAGCCAGCTGCAACCGCAAGTGCTGCCGAAGAAATAATCGAACCGACATAGGATTCATACAGGTCTGCACCCATACCAGCAACATCGCCGACGTTGTCGCCGACATTGTCTGCGATAACTGCCGGGTTGCGGGGGTCATCTTCCGGAATGCCGATTTCAACTTTGCCAACCAAGTCTGCACCGACATCAGCCGCCTTGGTAAAGATGCCGCCGCCCACACGTGCAAACAGCGCCATGCTCGAAGCGCCCATGCCAAAGGTAAGCATTGTGCTGGTAATTGCCTGCACCTGCGCATTTTCTAATACTGCAGGGGCTACATTTGCCGCGAGGCCGAGGTTTGCGGGATTCGAGTAAAACCATTTAAGTACATAATACCAAAACGAAATGTCTACCAGGCCGAGACCAACCACGACAAAGCCCATAACGCCGCCGGCCGAAAAAGCAACTTTCAAGCCCGCGTTTAGGCTTTTGCTGGCTGCATTTGCGGTGCGGTCATTTGCAGAAGTCGCAATGCGCATCCCAATGAAGCCTGACAGACCGGAAAAGAACCCGCCTGTCAAAAATGCAAACGGAACAAAGTAAGTAAGGAATCCGCAGGCAGCCATGATGAACAAAACGACAAACATGACTGCGAAGAAGATTGCTACCCCGCTGTACTGACGCTTTAAGTAAGCGTTAGCACCTTGGCGCACAGCTGCCGAAATTTTCCGCATTTTTTCGGTACCTTCGTCCGCCTTGTGAACCCGCCGAGCCAGAGACCACGCAAACAGCAGCGCGACTACTGCCCCAATGGGTGCTAGAATTGTGAGCATAAAACAAGACCTCCATTCAAAACTTCTTTTTCCCTTCTCCTATGTTCATACACGATTATAATGAATATTGAATAAAATGTAAAGAGTAAATGTGATTTTTTTGCTATGTTTATCTAAAATTCTACGTTTTTCTTACTCTAAGGAGCAATTTATTGCTTCTTTTACCGAAATTTGTTATACTTTTTCTGAGAAAGGAGCGCTGCACAATGAGTCTGCCAAACGATCCCGCTATTCTGCTGAGCGTTGTCAATGCGCGTCTACGCAACAACTATCCCTCACTGGATGAACTCTGCCACACGCTGGATGTCGACCAGAAAGCGCTGGAAGAAAAGCTGAAATCAATCGATTATGTTTATGACCCCAGCCACAACCAATTCGTATAAAACACAATCCAAATAAAAAGGACCGGCGCTTCTGCAGAAACGCCGGTCCTTTTTATAAGCTGAAAAGTTCTTCAGCAATTTCATTTTTGTTCAGAAAATAGGATTTGCTCAACCAACGTGCAGGCATCCTCTATGCAGCCATCGCAGCTGCGCAGCGGAATGCCGCTGTCAGCGCCCTTCAAATCTTTGCAGACCGCTGAGCCGTCCTTTTGCAGGAAGCCGTCAACCAACTGCCGCGAAAGCTGGTAAGTCTCTGCTTTGGTGCGCTGGCGCATACCGCCGCTGTTCTTCATACCCGCCAGCAGGACTGCGCCACTAAGCGCACCACAGGTTTCTTTCATGCCGCCCATACCTGCGCCAAAGCCCTCTGCCATACGAAACATCTGGTCCTCTGAAACGCCGACAAGGTCACAATAAGTGCACGCGACTGCCTGACAACAGTTATAACCGCTGCGGTGGCGCTCAAGTGCTTTACGGATTCGGCTCTCCATCTTCAGTTTTATCCTCCTTGTTTGCCGCATCAGATGTGTCAGAAAGGGCAGGGGCTTTTTCCTCTGGCAGTTTCTGGCTGTCATCTTCCTGCAGCAGCCGCATAAACTCGTCTCCGGTAATAGTTTCTTTATCCAGCAGGTACTTGGAAATTTCATGCAGCTTCGGAACATTCTCTTTCAAGATCTGCAGTGCCTTAGCGTGCTGCACCTTAATGATGTGCTGTACCTCTGAATCAATCTTCGTTGCTGTTTCGGGTGAGCAGGCCAATGATGCATCGCCGCCCAAATACTGATTCTGTATCGTTTCCATAGCGACCATGCCAAAATCGTCGCTCATGCCAAAGCGCGTAATCATTGCGCGGGCAATCTTAGTTGCCTGCTCAATATCATTGCTGGCGCCGCTGGTGCAGTCGCCGAAAATCAGTTCCTCAGCCGCACGCCCGCCGCACAGTGTT
Proteins encoded in this window:
- a CDS encoding D-isomer specific 2-hydroxyacid dehydrogenase family protein, whose product is MKITLYSCRPDEKQAINKFEKQYGVEFNRTEQALTEQTASLAAGCQCVSIITTMVTAPVLDALHAVGVRYLSTRTIGYDHVDVAYAKKIGIHVGNVFYSPNSVADYTMMLILMATRRMKSIWRHALVQNYSLDGVQGRELPNLTVGVVGTGRIGRTVITRLTGFGCRILACDLHESEDVKAFAQYVPLDTLLRESDVITLHMPATDDNYHMINQQNLAKMKSDAILINTGRGSLVDSDALINALEAGTIGGAALDVIEKEAGLYYNDLQDQPLKNRDLALLKSFPNVIVTPHTAFYTDQAVSDMVENSVKSCIAFEKGEKNPWQVV
- a CDS encoding AraC family transcriptional regulator translates to MLDKSAPIDPASLSGELSLLFCGEQACSPGHGFGPAMREYYLLHYCLSGRGIFQTKKKSYAVGPHEGFLILPQEVTFYQADLQEPWHYVWVAFRGSLAEKYLSRCGLSAEKRIFHCNAAEDLQDCTGKMIEHVKLSYSDEFCLQGLLYQWFSILAASAKLPYREETSAGNIYVSKAIEFMQKNYQNAVSITALANYVGLNRSYLTSLFQRQLHMSPRDFLMDLRIARAADLLASSDLSVSQVSRSCGYPDPLAFSKAFHRVKDCSPTEYRQAKRAQAATSLEK
- a CDS encoding NUDIX domain-containing protein, which encodes MSELLTIYDSLFNEIGTKERTLVHAEGDWHAVSHCWVLSRLPTDNGGKELWVWLQQRAHNKDNAPDFYDITVGGHIRAGERPSDALLRETEEEIGLSLLPQEVCLLGITKEDCVSPISHFIDREFNYVFLHLEDAPCFHPGEEVQDMVRIRAKDLCEKALHGRKVLPAVSLTRGEILLRAEQFCVHPNEFSGMVLPALGETK
- a CDS encoding secondary thiamine-phosphate synthase enzyme YjbQ, with amino-acid sequence MLYSYELETGTEGFYDITDEVRDALKKSCVKDGICLVYCVHTTAGITINENADPDVVHDLLFALDRTFPNRPEFRHQEGNSAAHLKSSVIGCSATVPVQDGRLALGTWQGIYFCEFDGPRSRHFVVKVLEDN
- a CDS encoding sodium-translocating pyrophosphatase, yielding MLTILAPIGAVVALLFAWSLARRVHKADEGTEKMRKISAAVRQGANAYLKRQYSGVAIFFAVMFVVLFIMAACGFLTYFVPFAFLTGGFFSGLSGFIGMRIATSANDRTANAASKSLNAGLKVAFSAGGVMGFVVVGLGLVDISFWYYVLKWFYSNPANLGLAANVAPAVLENAQVQAITSTMLTFGMGASSMALFARVGGGIFTKAADVGADLVGKVEIGIPEDDPRNPAVIADNVGDNVGDVAGMGADLYESYVGSIISSAALAVAAGYSFKGIAIPMVMAAVGILASIIGTFFVKTKDGATQHNLLTALRRGTWISAIIIAIVAYPLIRYGVGAEHVGLYGAVLSGLIAGILIGVFTEYYTSDTYKPLKKLAASSKTGAATVIIDGLSLGMKSTAAPVVIVGISILVSYFVSGGAQSYNSGLYGIGLSAVGMLSTLGITLATDAYGPVADNAGGIAEMAGLDETVRERTDALDSLGNTTAATGKGFAIGSAALTALALIASYISEIKVRDPKFAFNLNITSPQVLVGLFVGAVLPFIFAALTMAAVGKSAESIVVEVRRQFHEIKGLMEGKVDPDYSTCVDMCTRSAQKEMVAPALLAVIVPIAVGLILGVNGVCGMLAGATAAGFIMAIMMANAGGAWDNAKKYIEAGHFGGKGSDCHKAAVVGDTVGDPFKDTSGPSINILIKLLSMVSIVFSGLIMSFHLM
- a CDS encoding DUF4250 domain-containing protein; protein product: MSLPNDPAILLSVVNARLRNNYPSLDELCHTLDVDQKALEEKLKSIDYVYDPSHNQFV
- a CDS encoding C-GCAxxG-C-C family protein translates to MESRIRKALERHRSGYNCCQAVACTYCDLVGVSEDQMFRMAEGFGAGMGGMKETCGALSGAVLLAGMKNSGGMRQRTKAETYQLSRQLVDGFLQKDGSAVCKDLKGADSGIPLRSCDGCIEDACTLVEQILFSEQK